A genomic region of Bernardetia sp. ABR2-2B contains the following coding sequences:
- a CDS encoding NAD-dependent epimerase/dehydratase family protein produces the protein MNYFITGATGFLGSYLVEELIKRNQENSIKIIALKRENSKIPTKLQNHPTSILEWVDGDLLDVVFLDKIMKQIDKVIHGAAIVSFDPKDKKEMKKTNVEGTENMINAALANDVKVFCQISSVAALGQPLASQQEQNIKINDREITFIDEKARWTPEYTGFSAYAFTKHLAELEVWRGQAEGLDVVIVNPSFVLGYDENGRSSTALIDYIKSEKPYYGGGFSNFVDVRDVAEMTISLLEKPELHNERYILNGGTVAYSELMPKIAIALDKKPPHKPVPSWIKKYGWRVAKAWSFVSGSSPIITKDSLEAASRTVTHSNQKVKDKLNTEFRSLEETVAWIGEKYGD, from the coding sequence ATGAATTACTTTATTACAGGAGCAACTGGTTTTTTGGGAAGTTATTTGGTGGAGGAATTAATCAAGAGAAATCAAGAAAATTCTATCAAAATAATTGCCTTAAAAAGAGAGAACAGTAAAATCCCTACAAAGCTTCAAAACCATCCAACTTCTATCTTAGAATGGGTAGATGGCGATTTACTGGATGTTGTTTTTTTGGATAAAATAATGAAGCAAATTGATAAAGTTATTCACGGTGCTGCCATCGTTTCTTTCGATCCAAAAGATAAAAAAGAAATGAAAAAGACGAATGTAGAAGGCACAGAAAATATGATAAATGCTGCTCTAGCAAACGACGTAAAAGTTTTTTGTCAGATTAGCTCCGTAGCTGCATTGGGGCAGCCATTGGCATCACAACAAGAACAGAATATTAAGATTAATGATAGAGAAATTACTTTTATAGATGAAAAAGCACGTTGGACACCTGAATACACAGGTTTTAGTGCATACGCTTTCACAAAGCATTTGGCAGAATTAGAAGTTTGGCGAGGACAAGCAGAAGGACTTGATGTAGTAATTGTAAATCCTTCTTTTGTTTTGGGATATGATGAAAATGGACGAAGTAGTACAGCACTTATTGATTATATAAAAAGCGAAAAGCCATACTACGGAGGTGGTTTTAGTAATTTTGTAGATGTACGTGATGTAGCAGAAATGACTATTTCACTTTTAGAAAAACCTGAACTTCATAACGAACGCTATATTTTGAATGGGGGAACAGTGGCTTATTCGGAGCTTATGCCTAAAATTGCTATTGCTCTTGATAAAAAACCACCTCATAAACCTGTTCCGAGTTGGATAAAAAAATACGGTTGGAGAGTAGCCAAAGCGTGGAGTTTTGTGAGTGGAAGTTCGCCCATTATTACGAAAGATTCTTTAGAAGCAGCCAGCCGAACAGTTACTCATTCTAACCAAAAAGTAAAAGATAAATTAAATACAGAGTTTAGAAGTTTGGAGGAAACTGTGGCGTGGATTGGGGAGAAGTATGGGGATTGA
- a CDS encoding DUF6134 family protein, which produces MSYLFLFSFIICQFNVSNPPQKELSYDMIWRDKSVGTLYATQEKIGSKTYYHSSTDIQIKFIKTFDINYEYDVLFDNEILQTAHVDINYNGNNHAQADTKRKNNEYQVTKDGKLENTFKEIVRYSTIIMYFEEPVNIKRCYSEQEGDFNTITHLGNHKYKKVNSRGKESFFFYKNGSLEKAVIDGGIVSFEMILKEN; this is translated from the coding sequence ATGTCATATTTATTTCTCTTCAGCTTTATTATTTGCCAATTCAACGTTTCTAATCCACCTCAAAAAGAGCTTTCCTATGATATGATTTGGAGAGACAAATCAGTAGGAACTTTGTATGCAACACAAGAAAAAATAGGTTCTAAAACCTACTACCATAGCTCAACGGACATACAAATAAAATTTATCAAAACCTTTGATATAAATTATGAATATGATGTTTTATTTGATAATGAGATACTTCAAACAGCACACGTGGATATAAACTATAATGGAAATAATCACGCACAAGCTGACACAAAGCGAAAAAATAACGAGTATCAAGTTACCAAAGATGGAAAACTTGAAAATACCTTTAAAGAAATAGTCCGATATTCTACTATCATTATGTATTTCGAAGAACCTGTAAATATTAAGCGTTGCTATTCAGAACAAGAAGGAGATTTTAATACGATTACTCATTTGGGAAATCATAAATACAAGAAGGTAAATTCAAGAGGAAAAGAAAGTTTCTTTTTTTATAAGAATGGAAGTTTAGAAAAAGCAGTAATTGATGGAGGAATTGTGAGCTTTGAGATGATTCTGAAAGAAAATTGA
- a CDS encoding glycosyltransferase, which translates to MKYVLFYTVNGLGLGHLSRSLAIARQLKKQDSSLVPLFFTASEGSHLLYQEGFAYYKVPSKTIARETRLLKRNLAISYSEILTSIVNTYRPVALVVDTFPLGSMNDLLSVLGLPLKWKKFFIHREQMNMDRNKIETQNFYDFIIAPHSKGSVKIPVPVSKKENLFWSNEILIREKSELQSREEIRKKIGVEKDENFLLVNLGGGGDTTTTENYKQIFDLILNSSSLLRQKKIRLFVPKPPLNATKELKEIFSELPSSAISFSHFPLMELIPALDLAISATGYNTFHELLACGIPTIFIPKSRGYDDQYGRAKRASDAKAALFLEENQIDSDLITKLKTLLTMKSEFSQKASSFVQSDGAKRAAQFLVEKIKS; encoded by the coding sequence ATGAAATACGTACTTTTTTATACCGTCAATGGTCTGGGTTTAGGACATCTTAGTCGAAGTTTGGCTATTGCTCGTCAGCTCAAAAAACAAGATTCTTCTTTAGTTCCCTTATTTTTTACAGCTTCAGAAGGTTCTCATTTGTTGTATCAAGAAGGCTTTGCCTACTACAAAGTGCCTAGCAAAACGATTGCAAGAGAAACTCGGCTTTTGAAACGAAACCTAGCTATTTCTTATTCCGAAATACTGACTTCAATTGTTAATACCTATCGCCCTGTGGCATTGGTAGTTGATACTTTTCCTTTGGGTTCAATGAACGACTTGCTTTCTGTTTTAGGATTACCACTCAAATGGAAAAAGTTTTTTATTCATAGAGAACAAATGAATATGGATAGAAATAAAATTGAAACACAAAATTTTTATGATTTTATTATTGCGCCACACAGCAAAGGAAGCGTAAAAATACCAGTACCAGTCTCAAAAAAAGAAAATTTGTTTTGGAGCAATGAAATTTTGATACGAGAAAAATCAGAACTTCAATCAAGAGAAGAGATTAGAAAAAAAATAGGAGTAGAGAAAGATGAAAACTTTCTTCTGGTTAATCTTGGAGGAGGAGGAGATACCACCACCACAGAAAACTACAAACAGATTTTTGATTTAATTCTAAACTCTTCTTCATTATTAAGACAGAAAAAAATACGTTTATTTGTTCCCAAACCGCCTTTAAATGCTACAAAAGAACTAAAAGAAATTTTTTCTGAATTGCCTTCTTCTGCTATTTCATTTTCACATTTTCCCCTTATGGAACTAATACCTGCTTTGGATTTAGCTATTTCTGCAACAGGGTATAATACCTTTCATGAACTTTTAGCCTGTGGCATCCCAACTATTTTTATTCCAAAATCAAGAGGTTATGACGACCAATATGGAAGAGCCAAACGAGCCTCTGATGCAAAGGCAGCTTTGTTTTTAGAAGAAAATCAGATAGACTCAGACCTAATAACAAAACTAAAAACATTACTTACTATGAAAAGTGAGTTTTCTCAAAAAGCTTCTTCATTTGTTCAGTCAGATGGAGCAAAACGAGCAGCTCAGTTTTTGGTAGAAAAAATAAAGAGCTAG
- a CDS encoding SpoIIE family protein phosphatase, whose product MNKKIILCIDDEPIILNSLKQELSQYFADTMLIETAESGEEGLEIIEFFEEKEREVVLIISDYIMPQMRGDEFLIKAHNLLPQTIKILLTGQASLEGVTNAINETNLYRYISKPWETQDLIMTVESAIENYEKEKTLKEQNEQIQASLRYAERIQNAVLPSEQVLSELLPNHFVFYSPKDVVSGDFYWCREEENKVIVAVADCTGHGVPGAFMSLIGHQILNRAVIDKKIYSPEKILENINIAIKDVWSGQRASIHEGMEMAICVIDKKENKISFAGARRPVCIIKDGKLHHIKGDRVGIDGKENSVFTKHDIDLQLNTSLYFYSDGYQDQFGGKDNRRFMSRNLRKLLQEISNKPMQEQLEQVKTVFNDWKGMHHQIDDVIVLGIKI is encoded by the coding sequence ATGAATAAAAAAATCATTCTTTGTATTGATGATGAACCTATTATTTTAAATAGCTTAAAACAAGAGCTATCTCAATATTTTGCTGATACTATGCTTATCGAAACAGCAGAAAGTGGAGAAGAAGGGTTAGAGATAATCGAATTCTTTGAAGAAAAGGAAAGAGAAGTAGTTCTTATCATTTCAGATTATATAATGCCCCAAATGCGTGGAGATGAGTTTTTGATAAAAGCTCATAATTTATTGCCACAAACAATAAAAATCCTTCTTACAGGACAAGCAAGTCTGGAAGGAGTTACAAACGCCATCAATGAAACTAACTTATATAGATACATTTCAAAGCCTTGGGAAACACAAGACTTGATTATGACAGTAGAGTCTGCTATCGAAAACTACGAAAAAGAAAAAACATTAAAAGAACAAAATGAGCAGATTCAAGCTAGTCTTAGGTATGCAGAACGCATTCAGAATGCTGTTTTGCCCTCTGAGCAAGTCCTTTCTGAATTATTACCCAACCACTTTGTATTTTACAGTCCGAAAGATGTAGTAAGTGGAGATTTTTATTGGTGCAGAGAAGAAGAAAATAAAGTAATAGTAGCTGTTGCTGATTGCACAGGTCATGGCGTTCCAGGAGCTTTCATGTCACTGATTGGACATCAAATTCTGAATCGTGCTGTGATAGACAAAAAAATATATTCGCCAGAAAAAATTTTAGAAAATATAAATATTGCTATTAAAGATGTTTGGAGTGGACAACGTGCTAGTATTCATGAAGGAATGGAAATGGCTATTTGTGTGATTGACAAAAAAGAAAACAAAATTTCTTTTGCAGGAGCTAGAAGACCAGTTTGTATTATTAAAGACGGTAAGCTACATCATATAAAAGGAGACAGAGTAGGTATAGACGGAAAAGAAAATTCTGTTTTTACAAAACATGATATTGACTTACAATTAAATACTAGTCTGTATTTTTATTCTGATGGGTATCAAGACCAGTTTGGAGGAAAAGATAATAGGCGTTTTATGAGTAGAAACCTTAGAAAATTACTCCAAGAAATAAGTAATAAGCCAATGCAAGAACAGTTGGAACAAGTAAAGACTGTTTTTAATGATTGGAAAGGAATGCATCATCAAATTGATGATGTAATTGTCTTAGGAATAAAAATATAA
- the mdh gene encoding malate dehydrogenase, translating into MTKVTVVGAGNVGATCADVLATREICQEVVLVDIKEGFAEGKALDIWQKAPVIGYDTRTVGVTGDYKRTADSDVVVITSGLPRKPGMTRDDLIATNAKIVNEVTSKVIEHSPNAIIIIVSNPLDVMTYAAHLASKKDRRQVMGMAGILDTARYRAFLAEALDVSPKEIQAILMGGHGDTMVPLPRYTTVAGIPVTEMIDADKLEAIVQRTKKGGGELVKLMGTSAWYAPGAAAAQMVEAIVKNQRRVFPVCVKLEGEYGIKDCYLGVPVILGKNGIEKIIELDLNDDEKALLETSRQHVKEVMDTFDSMNATA; encoded by the coding sequence ATGACAAAAGTAACCGTAGTAGGCGCAGGAAATGTAGGCGCAACGTGTGCAGACGTACTTGCAACTCGTGAAATATGCCAAGAAGTAGTTTTAGTAGATATTAAAGAAGGTTTTGCAGAAGGCAAGGCATTAGATATTTGGCAAAAAGCTCCAGTTATTGGATATGATACTCGTACAGTAGGCGTAACAGGAGATTATAAGCGTACAGCAGATTCAGATGTTGTTGTTATTACTTCTGGTTTGCCTCGTAAACCAGGTATGACTCGTGATGATTTGATTGCAACCAATGCAAAAATCGTAAACGAAGTTACTTCAAAAGTAATTGAGCATTCTCCAAATGCAATTATCATTATCGTTTCGAATCCTTTGGACGTAATGACGTATGCAGCTCATTTGGCTTCTAAAAAAGACCGTCGTCAAGTAATGGGAATGGCTGGTATCTTGGATACAGCTCGTTACCGTGCATTTTTGGCTGAGGCATTAGACGTTTCTCCAAAAGAAATTCAAGCTATTTTGATGGGTGGACACGGCGATACAATGGTTCCACTTCCTCGTTATACAACAGTTGCTGGTATTCCTGTAACTGAAATGATTGATGCAGACAAGTTAGAGGCAATCGTTCAACGCACTAAAAAAGGTGGTGGAGAACTTGTTAAATTGATGGGAACTTCTGCTTGGTATGCTCCAGGGGCTGCTGCTGCTCAAATGGTAGAGGCTATCGTTAAGAATCAGCGTAGAGTATTCCCTGTTTGTGTGAAACTAGAAGGAGAGTACGGTATCAAAGATTGTTACTTAGGCGTTCCTGTAATTTTGGGTAAAAATGGTATCGAAAAAATTATCGAACTTGACCTTAACGACGATGAGAAAGCACTTTTAGAAACTTCTCGTCAGCACGTTAAAGAAGTAATGGATACTTTTGACTCTATGAATGCAACTGCATAA
- a CDS encoding SpoIIE family protein phosphatase: MEKNVILCVDDEPIILKSLKKELAGHFAESMLIETAESGDEGLEVIDFLKSRGKNITIIISDYIMPQMRGDRFLIEAHKHLPNAMKILLTGEASIEGVTNVINKIDLYRYISKPWKKADFIMTIESAIEKYNRDKTIKTQRKKITDSINYAERIQSAILPSSDYLNKLLPNHFVFYKPKDIVSGDFYWCREIEGKIIIALADCKGHGVAGAFMSLIGNQLLNRATIEKKIYSPEKILESMNSVIGEVLTSKQKKGESGMEVAVCVIDKEESKVSFAGAKRPICIIENENLIYIEGDKTAIDGKESITYTKQEFDLKPNTQIYLFSDGYQDQLGEKENKPFTSQNLKSLYQTISEVTPKEQLEKLENTFESWKGKEEQIDDVLVLGIKI; encoded by the coding sequence ATGGAAAAAAACGTGATTCTCTGTGTTGATGATGAACCTATTATTTTAAAGAGTCTAAAAAAAGAATTAGCTGGGCATTTTGCTGAGTCTATGCTTATTGAAACAGCAGAGAGTGGCGATGAAGGGTTGGAAGTAATCGATTTTTTGAAGAGTAGAGGAAAGAATATCACTATAATTATCTCAGATTATATAATGCCTCAAATGCGTGGTGACAGATTTTTGATAGAAGCTCACAAGCACCTTCCTAACGCAATGAAAATTCTACTTACTGGTGAGGCTAGTATAGAGGGAGTAACCAACGTCATAAATAAAATAGATTTATATAGATATATCTCCAAACCTTGGAAAAAAGCAGATTTTATCATGACTATAGAATCTGCTATCGAAAAGTACAATAGAGATAAAACGATAAAAACTCAAAGAAAAAAAATAACAGACAGTATAAATTATGCAGAGCGCATTCAAAGTGCCATTCTTCCTTCTTCTGATTATCTAAATAAATTGTTACCCAATCATTTTGTGTTTTATAAACCAAAAGATATAGTAAGTGGAGATTTTTATTGGTGCAGAGAAATAGAGGGTAAAATAATTATTGCTCTAGCTGACTGTAAAGGACATGGAGTAGCAGGAGCTTTTATGTCGTTGATTGGAAATCAATTGCTTAACCGTGCTACCATAGAGAAAAAGATATACTCTCCAGAGAAAATATTAGAAAGTATGAATAGTGTAATAGGGGAAGTGCTTACTAGCAAACAGAAAAAAGGAGAGAGTGGAATGGAAGTAGCTGTATGTGTAATAGATAAAGAAGAAAGCAAGGTTTCTTTTGCTGGAGCTAAAAGACCGATTTGTATAATAGAAAATGAAAACCTAATATATATAGAAGGAGATAAAACAGCTATTGATGGGAAAGAAAGCATAACATATACTAAACAAGAGTTTGACTTGAAGCCAAATACACAAATTTATTTATTTTCAGACGGTTATCAAGACCAACTTGGTGAGAAAGAAAATAAGCCTTTTACAAGTCAAAACCTCAAATCTTTATATCAAACTATTAGCGAAGTAACACCGAAAGAGCAGTTGGAAAAGTTAGAAAATACTTTTGAGAGCTGGAAAGGAAAAGAAGAGCAAATAGACGACGTGCTTGTTTTGGGAATAAAAATATGA
- the carB gene encoding carbamoyl-phosphate synthase large subunit — protein MPKNNSIRHILIIGSGPIVIGQACEFDYAGSQAARSLREEGIKVSLINSNPATIMTDPINADHVYLLPLTPDSIETILREQEIDAVLPTMGGQTALNLSIKCNDIGLWEKYNVDVIGVDFEAIDTTEDRDKFKACMEAMDVGVATGQTAKSFLQGKKIAQQIGFPLVIRPSFTLGGTGGSVVYDKEEFDSCLSRGLHTSPIHEVLIEQCVIGWKEFELELLRDSAGNVIIICSIENFDPMGVHTGDSITVAPAMTLPDTVYQEMRSLAIKMMNGIGNFAGGCNVQFAVNPENDDIIAIEINPRVSRSSALASKATGYPIAKIAAKLAIGYNLDELDNAITGTTSAFFEPAIDYVIVKVPRWNFDKFQGSDSRLGFQMKSVGEAMGIGRNFQEALQKACQSLEIRRNGLGADGKEVRNQDEIHQKLKVPSWDRLFRIYDAFKLGIPMKRIFDLTRIDKWFLHQIEQIVELENEIQKYKLATLPYELLLKAKKKGLADRQIAHLIGCLESEIHTKRTDLGINRVWKMVDTCSAEFEAQTPYYYSTFETENESIKSDKKKVVVLGSGPNRIGQGIEFDYSCVHGVLAAKEAGYETIMINCNPETVSTDFDIADKLYFEPVFWEHIYDIILNEKPEGVIVQLGGQTALKLAEKLERYGIPILGTSYEALDLAEDRGRFSDLLKENDIPYPKYHAIKTAEEAIEKAAEMEFPLLVRPSYVLGGQRMKIVINEQELEEHIINIFKDLGQQTILIDEFLDGAIEAEADAICDTEDVYIIGVMEHIEPAGIHSGDSYAVLPPFDLDENIMKQIHDHTKKIAIALKTKGVINIQFAIKDGIVYIIEANPRASRTVPFICKAYQEPYIKYATWVMLDHKKVKDFNFEPQQNGYAIKIPVFSFDKFPNVNKELGPEMKSTGEAIYFIHHLKDPFFKEIYNERNLYLSR, from the coding sequence ATGCCAAAAAACAATTCCATTCGCCATATTCTCATCATCGGAAGTGGCCCTATTGTCATCGGACAAGCCTGTGAGTTTGATTATGCAGGTTCTCAAGCTGCTCGTTCGCTTCGTGAAGAAGGAATAAAAGTATCGCTCATCAATTCCAATCCTGCAACGATAATGACCGACCCTATTAATGCAGACCACGTCTATCTGTTGCCACTCACACCAGATTCAATAGAAACTATTTTACGAGAACAAGAAATTGATGCCGTTTTGCCTACTATGGGAGGTCAGACGGCATTAAATTTATCTATAAAATGTAATGATATTGGACTTTGGGAAAAATACAACGTTGATGTCATCGGTGTAGATTTTGAAGCCATTGATACGACAGAAGACAGAGATAAGTTCAAAGCCTGTATGGAAGCTATGGATGTAGGAGTTGCGACAGGACAAACAGCAAAATCATTTTTACAAGGAAAAAAAATAGCTCAACAGATTGGTTTTCCTTTAGTAATTCGTCCTTCTTTTACTTTAGGTGGAACAGGTGGAAGTGTTGTTTATGACAAAGAAGAATTTGATAGCTGCCTTTCAAGAGGTTTGCATACTTCGCCTATTCATGAAGTTTTGATAGAACAATGTGTAATTGGTTGGAAAGAATTTGAGTTAGAACTTTTGAGAGATTCGGCAGGAAATGTAATCATCATTTGTTCGATAGAAAACTTCGACCCAATGGGTGTGCATACTGGAGATTCCATTACGGTTGCACCAGCAATGACGCTTCCTGATACAGTTTATCAAGAAATGCGTAGTTTGGCAATCAAGATGATGAACGGCATCGGAAATTTTGCAGGTGGTTGTAATGTACAGTTTGCTGTCAATCCAGAAAACGACGATATTATTGCTATTGAAATAAACCCTCGTGTTTCTCGTTCGTCTGCACTTGCTTCGAAGGCAACAGGTTATCCAATCGCCAAAATTGCTGCAAAACTTGCTATTGGTTACAACCTTGACGAATTAGATAACGCCATTACAGGAACAACTTCTGCATTTTTCGAACCTGCCATTGATTATGTAATCGTAAAAGTTCCTCGTTGGAATTTTGATAAATTCCAAGGTTCAGATTCTCGTTTGGGTTTCCAAATGAAATCAGTAGGAGAAGCTATGGGAATTGGGCGCAACTTCCAAGAAGCATTACAAAAAGCCTGTCAGTCGTTAGAAATTCGTAGAAATGGATTAGGAGCAGATGGAAAAGAAGTCAGAAATCAAGATGAAATCCACCAAAAACTAAAAGTTCCTTCGTGGGATAGACTTTTCAGAATTTATGATGCCTTTAAGTTAGGAATACCAATGAAACGTATTTTTGATTTGACAAGAATTGATAAATGGTTTTTGCATCAAATTGAACAAATTGTAGAGCTTGAAAACGAAATTCAGAAGTATAAACTGGCTACTCTTCCTTATGAGTTGTTATTAAAAGCAAAGAAAAAAGGACTGGCAGACCGTCAGATTGCTCACTTAATAGGTTGTTTGGAAAGTGAAATTCATACCAAAAGAACAGACTTAGGAATAAATCGTGTTTGGAAAATGGTGGATACATGTTCAGCCGAATTTGAAGCACAAACGCCTTATTATTATTCTACTTTCGAAACAGAAAATGAATCTATCAAAAGTGATAAGAAAAAAGTAGTCGTTTTGGGTTCAGGACCAAATCGTATCGGACAAGGAATTGAGTTTGATTATTCGTGTGTTCATGGTGTTTTGGCTGCAAAAGAAGCAGGTTACGAAACCATTATGATAAACTGTAACCCAGAAACAGTTTCGACAGATTTTGATATTGCTGACAAACTCTATTTTGAGCCTGTTTTTTGGGAACATATTTATGATATAATTCTGAATGAAAAACCAGAGGGCGTAATTGTTCAATTAGGAGGACAAACAGCTTTAAAACTTGCTGAAAAACTAGAACGTTATGGCATTCCAATTTTAGGTACAAGCTATGAAGCACTAGATTTGGCAGAAGATAGAGGACGCTTTTCCGATTTATTGAAAGAAAATGATATTCCTTATCCAAAGTACCACGCCATCAAAACGGCAGAAGAAGCGATAGAAAAGGCTGCTGAAATGGAATTTCCTTTGCTAGTTCGTCCGTCGTATGTTTTGGGTGGACAGCGTATGAAAATTGTCATCAACGAGCAAGAATTAGAAGAACACATCATCAATATTTTTAAAGATTTGGGACAACAAACCATTTTGATAGATGAGTTTCTAGATGGTGCAATCGAAGCCGAAGCTGATGCAATTTGTGATACTGAAGATGTTTATATTATTGGTGTAATGGAGCATATTGAGCCTGCTGGGATTCATTCGGGCGATTCGTATGCCGTTTTGCCTCCTTTTGATTTGGACGAAAATATCATGAAACAGATTCATGACCACACCAAAAAAATTGCCATTGCCCTCAAAACAAAAGGGGTTATTAATATTCAGTTTGCCATAAAAGATGGAATTGTTTATATCATCGAAGCCAATCCACGAGCATCACGAACTGTTCCTTTTATCTGTAAAGCCTACCAAGAACCGTATATCAAATATGCTACGTGGGTAATGCTAGACCACAAGAAGGTAAAAGATTTTAATTTTGAGCCACAACAAAACGGTTATGCTATCAAAATTCCTGTTTTCTCCTTTGATAAATTCCCTAATGTAAACAAAGAATTAGGACCTGAAATGAAATCTACTGGAGAAGCAATTTATTTTATTCATCACTTAAAAGACCCTTTCTTTAAAGAAATTTATAATGAACGTAATTTGTATTTGAGTAGATAG
- a CDS encoding cupin domain-containing protein yields the protein MPNGVHYLDTKSAQIYQSSSDQLYFFKVFIGNQTIEVEEGDCIYYFDDVLEYAHLKKGKCSINSLHCATLIRGYMPPEASISLKGVTVLPYINGCSTKQLFPPIRQGDPTLQYLYMPPNSSEQAHHIHSTARVVLVLRGKGQSIVGLDKHAHTEELYKGKVCILEPMCPHHFETPFDEPLVVVPLHIFSSIPQSEQNHPMYNGTYRI from the coding sequence ATGCCTAATGGCGTTCACTATTTAGATACAAAATCTGCTCAAATTTATCAAAGTTCTTCTGACCAGTTATATTTCTTCAAAGTATTTATTGGAAACCAAACTATCGAAGTAGAAGAAGGTGATTGTATTTATTATTTTGATGATGTTCTTGAGTATGCACATTTAAAAAAAGGAAAGTGTAGCATCAACTCTTTGCATTGTGCTACACTTATACGAGGTTATATGCCTCCAGAAGCTAGTATTTCTCTCAAAGGAGTTACGGTTCTGCCGTATATCAATGGCTGTTCTACTAAACAGCTTTTTCCTCCCATTAGGCAAGGCGACCCTACTTTGCAATATCTTTATATGCCTCCTAATAGTAGTGAACAGGCTCATCACATACACTCTACAGCACGAGTGGTTCTTGTACTGAGAGGAAAAGGACAAAGCATTGTCGGCTTAGATAAACATGCACATACTGAAGAATTATATAAAGGAAAAGTTTGTATATTAGAGCCTATGTGTCCTCATCATTTTGAAACACCTTTTGACGAACCTCTAGTTGTAGTTCCTCTGCATATTTTTTCGTCTATACCTCAATCTGAACAAAATCACCCTATGTATAATGGTACTTACAGAATATAA
- a CDS encoding macro domain-containing protein: MNYTKGNILESSTEVIINPVNTVGVMGKGLALAFKKEFPHNYKIYKEACKNKTIDIGKLLLVDESNLERKKFIINFPTKKHWRNPSKIEYIEEGLKDLVQILKNNNFESMAIPALGCGLGGLEWEDVRLLLENHLGNLEEIEIVIYEPK; encoded by the coding sequence ATGAACTACACAAAAGGAAATATCCTAGAATCAAGTACAGAAGTAATCATCAATCCTGTCAATACAGTTGGAGTAATGGGAAAAGGTCTTGCTTTAGCATTCAAAAAAGAGTTTCCTCATAATTACAAAATCTATAAGGAGGCTTGTAAAAATAAAACTATCGATATTGGAAAATTGCTTTTGGTTGATGAATCTAATTTGGAGAGAAAGAAATTTATCATAAATTTTCCTACCAAAAAACATTGGCGCAATCCTTCCAAAATAGAATACATTGAAGAAGGATTAAAAGACTTAGTTCAAATTTTGAAAAATAATAATTTTGAAAGTATGGCTATTCCTGCTTTGGGTTGTGGCTTGGGAGGTTTGGAATGGGAAGATGTAAGGTTATTACTTGAGAATCATTTGGGGAACTTGGAAGAAATTGAAATTGTGATTTATGAGCCTAAATAA